DNA sequence from the Agelaius phoeniceus isolate bAgePho1 chromosome 20, bAgePho1.hap1, whole genome shotgun sequence genome:
AAGGTATCAGGGACAGCAGACCATCagttggggctgctcctgccttctccctgcaccTGGGCCCAGCTGTGTGGGGGAGCTGACACCAACTCAACCCAAGAGCCCTGGAAAAGCCAGGATTCTTCCTCCTGGTCCATGCAGCTGGAGAACCACAGCACCAATGGCATTGCCAGTAGGTGAGGACCTGGAGAAAGCCCTCCATGGCTGTGGGACACCCAGAGGAAGTGCCAGGTGACAGAGCCTTGAGGCTGCACTTGGAGACATGTGGTTGGTCTTGGCAACCAAGTGGGCAGCTTGGCCAAGTCAGTGGTGTGATAAAACCATTTCTAGCATGTTCCaagagccctccctgctcctgcagcataCTGGGACTCAGGCTCAGCTCTCTGAGAATGTTCCTTCTTCCCAGGGGATGCTTTGACTGTGTCCAGCCTATTATTCTGTAAAAGGCTGAACCTGTGCAGAAGTTCCTGGCCCACGGCATCATTCAGTGTGACACAGCAATTCATCAGGAGGTGGCAGGGCTTGAGGGGGCTCCGACTCTACCCAAATTGCTTGGAAGAAGGTTTCTCTTCCAGTCCAGACTGGTGACCACAGTCTCTGACCAGGCAGTTGCCTCCTggattttgctgctctttgAAAAGGCATTGAGGGTCCAGAGAGCATGAACAACCCAGGACACAGCTGCTATGGAGCATCTCCTACCCCCTCACagggtgcccccagccctggtgcagtGGGGCTGAGTCCCAGCCCATGTTCTGCTTGGCTCCAGACTGCCCCGTGCTTCTCCCCTTCTTCTCTggattgtatttatttatttatacagtGAATGTAATAAAACTCCAGCAGGAAATGGAGGCGATTCCCTGCCATTCCCCACAAGCCAGCCCTGGGCCGGTGAACAAGGAGGCGCATTGTGCAGCATGGAGCCTCCTGccagcaccaagcctgtggcTGAGGCTGAAGAAAGGACTGAGTGTGTATGTGAGCACTGGGACCTGGTGCCAGCACCCCCCCCAGGATGGAGGATCCTGGGGAAGAAACTTCACTTTGCAGggcaagcagggctgggggtaaAAGGCTTCTGTGCTGGCTTGGGGTGTTGTCTGGGAGCACCAcagtgcctgctcccagcacaaggAACCTCCTCGGCCCATCCTTGGGCTGCCAGGAAACAGAGGTGGGCACTGAAGATCACCTGAGGGGACACGTGGTGGCCCCATGGGCCagcatgggggggggggggtataTGAGTAGCTCTTCCcggggctgaggcagctgggagggagctccAACCATTCACCTGCCTCTCTCAGGCAGCTGCTCCAatcttcagctgctgccaccagtAGGGTTCAGAGTGAATGGCTGCTGCTAGGGCTcacctggctcctgtccccctaGAAGGGGTCTGCAGGGGTAAATGAGGTGGCTGAGGGTGGGATGTGGCTCAGTCCAGATTTCCCATTGATGGGAGAGATCCCATTGCTGGGGACAATTTTCTCagtgctgccaggagctgaAAGCAGCTCCATGTGCTGCCACCACACTCACCAGATAAAATAATGTGGGTGAGGTAGAGACACTGTCTTTCTCCTCCCTCGTTCTCCCAGCCATGGCTCCCATGGGACACACCACTGTCCTCCTGCCCCATCTGCTGAATCCCACAGCTGCATGCGGTCACCATCCCTGTGCCGGTCCCTCAGGCTCCCAGGGATCCTGGGGTTAAGGTCATGCCCTGAGCCCTGTGTCTCCTCCCTGATTTGTGTCACTGCTATGTGAATGGGGATGTCATGGCCCAGGGATACTGTGGCTAGGGCTGGGGAGGTGGGGGGCTGGCTGGCACCATGACCCACAAGTCCCCAGCTGGGGGGTGTTGGGGTGacaaggctgcagagagcaTCCCTGGTAATGTCACACATGTCAGCCTGCATCCCTGACTCCTGGCTACAGTGTCCTTGCACCATGGGCTGAGTTGTAACCACAAATACCTGCAGAGAACCAGAGGCCAGGAGGTGACTGGGACACTGCCTGGGGACACTGTTTGTGCTCCACCTGCTTGTTTGGGGGccagaccccaaaatccccatctTTCTCCACTACGCCACCTGCCCATGACACGGAACCTGCCCAGGGGCACAGAGAACAGTTGTCCTATGGTGGGCACAGTCTGTTGCACATGTGTGTGCCTTGGTATCACACAGGAttgtgcctggggcaggaggagcttgGGCTTGAGGATCACTCGTGGTGatcctggtgtccccaaggAGATGGTGGCTGGGGCAGGGGTAATCTGCCTCTCTGGCTGGGTGGGTGCCAGTCCACAGCCCCATGGGTTGCTCCCAGAATGGACCCCTCCACCTGCTCACCAGCCCATCCGGCCTGGCACTGGCATCCTTTTGAAACTGAAGCCACTGGCCTTTTGCACAGCAATTCCTGTGAAATTCTTCAGGAAGGGAAAATTATCCCTCCCAGATCCCTGCAGGACTGTGCCATTTCCTGCTTCCAAGCTGGCAGGTAGGGCACAGGATGCCCAGAGCCCTGGCTCACATGGACATGGCCTGTCCTTGTGgattcctctccctgcccccagcccatgcCTCTCTCTACGAGCCAGGCACTGGTGGGAACTGGGACCACTCGGGATCTGGGGCATCGTCAGGTCAGAGGCAAGGGCGGTGATGGCATGGAGCCCCCCACCTCCTTGCAACAAGTCCTGCTGCCCTCGCCAAGGctaggcagagcagcacccacagTCCTGCCACAGTTACACCACCCCCTTCCCAAATCCATTGCCCAACTCCATCTTCCGATGCCCTGCCGTTATACATCCTCCCTGCCCTATtgccccctcccctgccccgcTGACCCCTTCCCCAAGTTGATTACCTCCTCTTTGGATCAATCACCTCCTCCCTTGCCCACTCCCTTCTCTGATCCATCACCCTCTCTCAGGCTCTGTTgcctccctctccagcttcaTCACCCCCTCCTCTACTCTACCGCTCCTTCCCCACCTCCATAACTCTCTTCCCTACTCCATCACTCACCCAGTTCCATTTCCCCAACttctctcccctccctctcctcacATCCATTGCCTCCTCTCTTGCTCCATCACCCTTTCCGCAGCTCCACCATCCCTTCCCTTGCACTACCACCCCACCTCCACTGCCCCCTCCCTGACTCCGaccagggctgtccccatcTCTGGTGCTAAgagcttcccccaagcccttcctccaAGAAAGACGCCCTCCCCGCTGCCATGGCTGGACAGaggggcactgctgcagcctcctgtacccgggggggggggggggtggggggtgggggCAGCCAGTGGATTTTTTCCGTTCATCCCCTCCCCTTCCGAGGCTCTCGCACAGGTTTCAGGCGCTGTTGACGGGAAGAAAGGAAATGGGGCAAAGCTCTGCCAGGAACCACAGGCTCCCGGGCTCCGGCGATCCGTCCCGCTGGCCTGCCTGGCCGCTTCCCGGGCAGAATTCCTGAGCAGTTCTGAGAGCCCTTTCTTTCTGCTATTGATCTTGGATCCACAGCGCAGGGTCACTTCCAAGACCGTAAATCTCTGTGTTGCTCTACCTGGGGTACTTGTTTTCACTGTGGGGCTCCCAGACCTGCTGGAGATCTCGGCTTCTGTTCGCGGCCGGGATGTCCCCACTCCTGCACTGTCCCCTCCCCGCCGTCCGTGCGCTACCCAGGCGTGCGAGCAGGCAGGGACAAGTCACTTCTACATCAGGCACAGGCAGTGGGGCAGTGCAAGGGCAAGGCTTGGGGTGCTGGTGGTACCTCCTGATATCCCCTGCTTACCTGTGGGGTGAGATGAAGCTCCAGGAAGGTCCTTGGGGCTCAGGCAGGGCTTGGGCACCCCGAGGAGTACCTGGGGGTTGGTGCACCGAAGAGGGAGGAGCACCTCAAGGTGCAGGGCAGAGGTTAGGGGCAGCCACACCTCTACAACGAGCCCCTTGATTCCAAAAATCCATGTGTTGCTCTTGGCCAGGCTGCAGTAACAGGAGCCAAGAGCAACAGTTTTACAtattaaaggaaaatgaaattaaaatatatttatttgtgCCCTCTTCCCCCCCAACCTTTCATAGTCCAGGTGGAGGGCACCCATGGGGGGTAGCCAGGAAGTTGGGGCTAGGATCCCGGGTCTCAtccagcccctgcctgtgcccaccACCCATCCAGAACCCTCactgggcagccagggctgggtcaGAGACATTTCAGGTTTTCCAGGTGATGCTTCCCAGCTTTCCTTCGCAATCAATTTCTTGAAGGAAAGCCTTAGTGGCCACAGTTATATTTGGGGTGTCCTGGAGTGATGGCAGTGATTGCCTTGCGTCCCTCACCTCACACAGGACACATGCCCTGGGTCTGGGGGTTGGAGAGATGAAGGACCAAGGAAAAGGTCCCAGCACACTGCAGGTACCACCTCCATCCCCATCACTTTGCTGCTCAGCCATGTGTGACAATttgtccccagagctgcaccACAGCACAAACTACCCCCAAACAGCCATTTGTTAGAGTATGAAGCCCCCCTGAAGCTTTGTGTCGCTAGGCACACAGGACAGTGATTTCTGAAACACCCCAGAGCTGGTGGCCAAGGtgaaaaacatcccaaaatcccaaataatccCAAATATCCCCCAATAATCCTTTTCACAGGGCCCCGGAGCCAATTGTGGAGACACCCCATGTTAGAGGGAAATTCCGGGGTGACGCCTTATCTCGTGCTCCGTTACATGGTTGATAAGCAGCTCCCATGGAATTTCCCTATAGTGCCGGATCCAGGATGTTTGGATCCTGCACAGTGGGTGTCAGTGATTAGGAGCCGCGCTGACAGGTTGTTATGCTGTTACTAAAGAAATCGCAGGGCTGTGGGAATGCCTAGGAATGGCTGGATGCCCGGACCCCCTGGCGCCAGCCAGGCACTGGATGCCAGATGTCCTgcaggacactgcagggaccctgctggAATCACCCCAGGGTGGACAAGCTGCTCCAAAAGGGGTGCTGGAGATGGCACAGAGCAACCCAGGCTGACCTGGGATCAGCAGCTCGTAGGAGTGGGGGCTGCTGATTGCACCTTGTGATGGTGgcctgggcagcacagcctgTCCACAGGGGTGCTGCCACCCCCAGAGTGTAGCACCTCCCTGTGCCTTGGATGTAATTGGTCACCCTATGAGTGTGACATTGGACTTTGGGGTCTGGCAGCCCCGGCTTGACCACCCTGACTTACGTCacctcccaggagctgccctggccttACAGTGATATTGCTgtcctctgccctgtgcctgtcctgaaTTGTTGTTCAGCCAGGGACACGGCTTCCCTGGCCTGTGCTGTGGGCACTGGAGCTGAGCCATTTCCCGGAGTCTCCACTGTCTtaccctgtgctcagccccaggggcaTAGGCACCATGTGCCACGCACTGTGAGTTCCCCTGTTCTCACCCGCAGCACCAAAGCAGCAGTCTGTGTTCCCAAACTGAGGGATGTCACCCTGCGGGGAGAGGATCCCTCCCCCAAGGCCAACAAGCCGtggggtgtgcccgggtgtgctcAGCCGCGCACGCACACCCTGCTGGCACACGGGGGGCCTGGCAGCACTCGGCGGGTCTGGGCAGCCGTGAGGTCATGTGTGatcctgtgcccaggtgtatgTGTGCATACATGTGCCAGTGCACACCCCTGTGCGGGGCCTGGCTGGCAGTGTGTGGATGTGcatgtgtgtctgtctgtgagTATATGTGCACGTGTATGTTAGTGTATGTGTATGCTTTTaggtgtgcatgtgtgtgtgcgtgtgtgtgtgcatgtgttaGCCTGTTTGTGCTTGTCTACATGTGCGTGGGCATGTGCATGTGAGTGTATGTGTGTACACATGGACATGCACACGGTATGGGCACGTTTGTTAATGCGTGTGTGCGTGTGCACATTAGTGTGCAGCTATGTCTGTGTGTGTTAGTGCATGTTAacatgtgcatgtgtgtgtgttttagcGTGTGATAATGTGTGGTAGTGTGTGTGGGCCTGTGCACGTTAGGGTGTGCACATGCGTGTGGAAGATGTGTGAAAGGGTGTGCGTGTCTGTCAGTGTGCATGTTACCTGTGTATGTGCACAGGGACACGTGCTCATTAGTGTGTGCGAGAGCGCGCACGTGTGTATCTGTGTATCTATACCTGTGTAAATGTTCTGTTTGTGCACGTTTGCGTGTCTGTAAGTGCGCTGTGTGACTGCGCTTCCCCCTCCCGCGTGTCCCCAGCGCCGGGGAGCTCCAGGACTGTGCGCGGACCTCGCTGCCAGTTCCCGGCGTGGGTcccgccccccgcccctccccgtcCCGTCCGGCCCCCTCCCAGACacgcccggcggggcggggaggggcgggagCGCTTGGCGGGTGCTGCCGGTgtcggcgggcgcggggcggcgcggggcgctcggcggggccgccgccgcatggcgcgggccggggccggggccgggagctGCCCCGGCGCGGCGCCTCCAGCACCGCAGCGATCGGCCCCGTGGCGGCGGGGGCAGCGTGGCCGGGCGATGGCGGAGCTGTAGCAGCCGCGGGGCCGGTGCGGGCGGCGGGCGATGGCGGCGGCACGGCTGCGGGTGgccctgtgggtgctgtggcATTTTGGAGTGGGCGGTCGCGGGTTGGAGCTGGCGGGACTGGAGGGCCCGCGGGGGCGCGCGGCGCGGTGCCAGCCTGTGGACATCCCGATGTGCCGGGGGATCGGGTACAACCTGACCCGCATGCCCAACCTGCTGGGGCACGAAAGCCAGCGTGAGGCCGCCCTGAAGCTGCACGAGTTCGCCCCGCTGGTGGAGTACGGCTGCCACGTTCACCTGCGCTTCTTCCTCTGCTCCCTCTACGCACCCATGTGCACCGATCAGGTGAGCGccagcatccctgcctgccGCCCCATGTGTGAGCAGGCCCGCCACAAGTGTGTACCCATCATGGAACAGTTCAATTTCGGCTGGCCTGAGTCACTTGACTGTGGCAGGTTGCCCACCAAGAATGACCCCAATGCCCTCTGCATGGAGGCCCCTGAAAATGCCTCAGCTGCTGAGCCGCACAAGGGACAGGGGATGCTGCCTGTGGCCCCCCGGCCTTGGCCACCTGGTACCGCTACTGAGGGACGGGGACCCAATGGGCTGGGAGCTTGCAACAATCCTGAGAAGTTCCAGTACGTGGAGAAGAGCCTCTCGTGTGCACCCAGGTGCTCCCCTGGGGTGGACGTGTACTGGTCCCGGGAGGACAAGGACTTTGCCTTCATTTGGATGGCTGTCTGGTCTACCCTCTGCTTCGTCTCCACTGCCTTCACCGTCCTTACTTTTCTGCTTGACCCCCACCGCTTCCAGTATCCTGAGAGGCCCATCATTTTCCTCTCCATGTGCTACAACGTCTACTCTGTGGCCTTCATCATCCGCTCTGTGGCCGGGGCTGAGAACATTGCCTGTGACCGGGAGAACGGTGAGCTCTACATCAtacaggaggggctggagagcacAGGCTGCACCATTGTCTTCCTCATCCTCTACTATTTTGGCATGGCTAGCTCTCTCTGGTGGGTTGTCCTCACCCTCACCTGgttcctggctgctgggaagaAGTGGGGACATGAGGCCATCGAGGCCCACAGCAGCTACTTCCACATGGCTGCCTGGGGCATCCCAGCCATGAAGACCATTGTCATCCTCACCATGCGGAAGGTGGCAGGGGATGAGCTCACGGGGCTGTGCTATGTGGGGAGCATGGACGTCAGTGCCCTGACTGGCTTTATCCTCATCCCCCTCTCCTGCTACCTGGTCATTGGCACCTCCTTCATCCTCACTGGCTTCGTTGCCCTCTTCCACATCCGGAAGATCATGAAGACGGGTGGCACCAACACAGAGAAGCTGGAGAAGCTGATGGTGAAGATTGGGGTCTTCTCCATCCTCTACACCGTCCCGGCCACCTGTGTCATTGTCTGCTACTTCTACGAGCGGCTGAATGTGGATTACTGGATGCTGCGGGCACTGGAGCATGGCTGCCTACACCTGCCTGGCCGCCGTGCCACCGACTGCTCCCTTGAGGCCTCGGTGCCCACTGTGGCTGTCTTCATGCTAAAGATTTTCATGTCACTGGTGGTGGGCATCACCAGCGGGGTGTGGGTGTGGAGCTCTAAAACACTGCAGACCTGGCAGAGCCTGTGCAACAGGCGGCTGGGCATGAGGACGCGGAGCAAGCCCTGCAGTGGGGTCAGCTGTGGCGGGGGACACTGCCACTACAAAGCCCCCACAGTCATGCTGCACATGACCAAGACGGACCCGTACCTGGACAACCCGACTCACGTCTAGAGACGGGGGCTGCCCCCCACACTGGAAGAAGTGGCCTCACGGGTAAGGGGCAAGGGCAagggctgtgtgcagcaggagggaCACTCCCAGGTTTAGGGGGGCAAGGTTGTAGGATCCCCCAGCACCACTCACTGACAAGTAGCCGCTTTTTCCTAGAGgatgttttgtttttgctgttgCCAAATCCAGTGACTCCTTCTAACGCTTTCTTTGGGGGATggtggggaagggacagggagaggaatAATCCATTCGTGTTTATTTAattctgtaatttattttaaattttttttgatCGTTAGCTGCAAGGAATGGAAAAAACAATAAACCCTG
Encoded proteins:
- the LOC129129107 gene encoding frizzled-9; the encoded protein is MAAARLRVALWVLWHFGVGGRGLELAGLEGPRGRAARCQPVDIPMCRGIGYNLTRMPNLLGHESQREAALKLHEFAPLVEYGCHVHLRFFLCSLYAPMCTDQVSASIPACRPMCEQARHKCVPIMEQFNFGWPESLDCGRLPTKNDPNALCMEAPENASAAEPHKGQGMLPVAPRPWPPGTATEGRGPNGLGACNNPEKFQYVEKSLSCAPRCSPGVDVYWSREDKDFAFIWMAVWSTLCFVSTAFTVLTFLLDPHRFQYPERPIIFLSMCYNVYSVAFIIRSVAGAENIACDRENGELYIIQEGLESTGCTIVFLILYYFGMASSLWWVVLTLTWFLAAGKKWGHEAIEAHSSYFHMAAWGIPAMKTIVILTMRKVAGDELTGLCYVGSMDVSALTGFILIPLSCYLVIGTSFILTGFVALFHIRKIMKTGGTNTEKLEKLMVKIGVFSILYTVPATCVIVCYFYERLNVDYWMLRALEHGCLHLPGRRATDCSLEASVPTVAVFMLKIFMSLVVGITSGVWVWSSKTLQTWQSLCNRRLGMRTRSKPCSGVSCGGGHCHYKAPTVMLHMTKTDPYLDNPTHV